The Armatimonadota bacterium DNA segment CTAGGGCCGGACGACGACGCAGGTGGTGACGCGCTGGACGCCTTCGATCTGCTCCAGCGCCTGGCTGATCTCGGGGAAGCCGCGGGTGCCCTCCAGGTGGGCGATGGCGATGATGTCGAACTCCCCCATGGTGACCGCCGCCTCGGCGATCCCCGGGACGCGCCGG contains these protein-coding regions:
- a CDS encoding Lrp/AsnC ligand binding domain-containing protein, with amino-acid sequence MGAVLETAYFLIRLDRRTPAEVARAVRRVPGIAEAAVTMGEFDIIAIAHLEGTRGFPEISQALEQIEGVQRVTTCVVVRP